The genomic window AGCGGATCAAGTCCGGGGAGAAGGGCCGCGGGGGCTTCTTCGACTCCATCCCCGCCGCCATGCCGGCCCTCCAGACAGCATGGAGGATCCAGCAGCGCGCGGCCGACCTCGGTTACGAAGGCAGGGAGGGGGATGCGACGCCGGGGCTCCGTGAGATCGTCGCAGATGCCGACGCCGACGCAGGAACGGACGGCATTGGCCGGCTGCTCTTCGAAATCGTAGATTATGCCAGGATCAGGGGTCACGAGCCCGAGGCCGCTCTCAGGAAGGCCTGCAGATCCTTCATGGATGGACTCGAGGGCTGGAGGGGATGACGGCCGTGTGCCGCCGTGCCCGGGCATCCCTGCAAGGTACGGTCTACACCGGTTTTTTCCCTAACCGAGAGGGGCCCATGTGAAGTACCTGCTGCTCTGCCTCGCGGCCGCTGCCGCCGCCTCCGCCGGGATCGTAACCCCGCGCCTCGCCGAACAGATGGAACAGGCGAGGGCCGACGAGACGATCGACATCTTCATCAAGCCGGTCGGCGACGCCGACTGCGAGTACATCGCCCAGGCCACCACTGGCTTCTCCCGCGAGGAACGGCGCGAGTTCGCCGTCTCCGTGATGATGGACGTGGCCACGCAGACCCAGACTCCCGTCCTTGAAGCCCTCAAGGCCTGGCCGTCGGAGAGCGTGACCGGCCTGCACACGAACTGGCTCGCCAACTTCATAAGCTGCAGCGCCACCCCCGACGCGATCAGGAACATCGCTGCGCTCGACTGCGTCGCGTGGGTCGACTTCAGGCCCGCCACCTCGCCCTTCATCGAGCCCATAGACGTCAGGCCGGCGAACTCGAACGAGCTCTCGAGGGCCAACGCATGGGGTGTCGACAACATCGGTGCCCCGGACGTCTGGGCCCTCGGGTATGAGGGCGAGGGCGTGACCGTCGCAATCATCGACACCGGCGTCAACTACAACCACGTCGACCTCGCGACCCACATGTGGCACGACACCCCCGCCGGCCTCCACTACGGCTGGGACATCTCCACGGGCGACAGCGACCCGATGGACGAGAGCGGCCACGGGACGCACTGCGCCGGTTCGGTGGCCAGCAACGGCATAGCCGGCACCACCTGCGGCGTGGCCCCCGCCGCCACGATCATGGCCGTCAGGGTCATGACCTCCGTCAGCCCCGATGCCGAGGTCAACGTCATGGACGGCTTCGAGTGGGCCGTCGAGCACGGGGCCGACGTGCTGAGCACGTCCCTCGGGTACATGCCGGCATGGAACCCCCAGAGGGCGCTCTGGAGAACCGCGGAGGAGAACATCCTCGCCGCCGGGATCCCCCACAGCATCGCAGCCGGCAACGAGGGCCCGGGTGCCCCCTCCCTGCGCACCCCCGGCGACTGCCCGCCTCCCTGGCTGCACCCCGACCAGGTCGCCCAGGGCGGCCTCTCGGCCTGCATCTGCGTAGGCGCCACCGACAGCGCGAACAACATCGCCGACTTCTCCAGCCGCGGCCCTGCCAACTGGGAGGCCATCGCCCCCTGGTTCGACTATGACGACACCGCCCCCAACGCCGGTCTGCTGCGCCCCGACGTGTGCGCCCCCGGCGTCGACGTGCTGAGCTGCGACTACGGCAACATCGGCGGCTACACTACGATGAGCGGCACCTCCATGGCCACGCCGCACAACGCCGGCCTGATGGCCCTTCTCCTCTCCGCCGACTCCACGCTCACCCCGGCGCAGATCGACGAGATCCTCGAGACCACCGCGCTCGACCTCGGAGCGGCCG from Candidatus Fermentibacter sp. includes these protein-coding regions:
- a CDS encoding S8 family serine peptidase — translated: MKYLLLCLAAAAAASAGIVTPRLAEQMEQARADETIDIFIKPVGDADCEYIAQATTGFSREERREFAVSVMMDVATQTQTPVLEALKAWPSESVTGLHTNWLANFISCSATPDAIRNIAALDCVAWVDFRPATSPFIEPIDVRPANSNELSRANAWGVDNIGAPDVWALGYEGEGVTVAIIDTGVNYNHVDLATHMWHDTPAGLHYGWDISTGDSDPMDESGHGTHCAGSVASNGIAGTTCGVAPAATIMAVRVMTSVSPDAEVNVMDGFEWAVEHGADVLSTSLGYMPAWNPQRALWRTAEENILAAGIPHSIAAGNEGPGAPSLRTPGDCPPPWLHPDQVAQGGLSACICVGATDSANNIADFSSRGPANWEAIAPWFDYDDTAPNAGLLRPDVCAPGVDVLSCDYGNIGGYTTMSGTSMATPHNAGLMALLLSADSTLTPAQIDEILETTALDLGAAGKENTYGSGRIQALEAIQAVIGTGIGGGSGPESTRSLVLSSAMPNPVSTAGIFSLYLSEPGQVTMSVYDIQGRRIALESEGEMASGSHSIEFAVPAGMSNGVYFMRASGNGASATSRFTVLR